A DNA window from Halorubrum sp. DM2 contains the following coding sequences:
- a CDS encoding ATP-binding protein encodes MTVTVGDERVLITVADEGPGFPEDERQVLANGKKEALVHGQGVGLYLAYWVVRSLDSEIEVSESQPGTTITVRLPAASSSPREQ; translated from the coding sequence ATCACTGTCACTGTCGGCGACGAACGGGTACTGATCACGGTCGCTGATGAGGGTCCCGGGTTTCCTGAGGACGAACGACAAGTACTGGCGAACGGAAAAAAAGAAGCACTTGTTCACGGGCAGGGGGTTGGCCTGTACCTTGCCTACTGGGTCGTCAGGAGCCTTGATAGTGAAATCGAGGTGTCCGAGTCGCAGCCGGGCACGACGATCACGGTCAGACTTCCGGCTGCGTCGAGTTCCCCCCGTGAGCAGTGA
- a CDS encoding NAD-dependent epimerase/dehydratase family protein: protein MNLDDAHVLVTGGAGLVGSHLAASLLGRGATVRVADDLSKGTRDRVPDDAEFVEADLTDPAAVARAVTDDLDIVFHFAAFTDTNYDDDRTLFEDNTAMTYNVLERMREVGVDRFAFTSSSTVYGEAPRPTPEDYAPMEPISVYGSAKLADEALISTFAHSYDVQSWVFRFANIVGPRQRGNVIPDFIEKLDADPAELEILGDGRQEKSYMYVSECVDAIQHVVEAADDDYNVYNLGTRTTTSVTRIADIVSEELGVDPEYSYTGGDRGWTGDVPKMRLSIEKLSALGWEPSVESDEAVRRSARELIAELVK from the coding sequence ATGAATCTCGACGATGCGCACGTTCTCGTGACGGGCGGCGCCGGACTCGTCGGAAGCCACCTCGCCGCCAGCCTGCTCGGTCGCGGCGCAACCGTTCGCGTCGCCGACGACCTCTCGAAGGGGACTCGCGACCGCGTACCGGACGATGCCGAATTCGTCGAGGCGGACCTGACCGATCCCGCCGCCGTCGCCCGCGCGGTGACCGACGATCTCGACATCGTCTTCCACTTCGCGGCGTTCACCGACACGAACTACGACGACGACCGCACGCTGTTCGAGGACAACACCGCGATGACGTACAACGTCTTAGAGCGGATGCGGGAGGTCGGCGTCGATCGCTTCGCGTTCACCTCTTCGTCGACGGTGTATGGCGAGGCGCCGCGGCCGACGCCCGAAGACTACGCGCCCATGGAGCCGATCTCCGTGTACGGCTCCGCGAAGCTCGCGGACGAGGCGCTGATCTCGACGTTCGCGCACTCCTACGATGTCCAGTCGTGGGTGTTCCGCTTCGCGAACATCGTCGGGCCGCGCCAGCGCGGGAACGTCATCCCAGATTTCATCGAGAAGCTTGACGCCGACCCGGCCGAACTGGAGATCCTCGGTGACGGCCGACAGGAGAAGTCGTACATGTACGTCTCCGAGTGCGTCGACGCGATCCAACACGTCGTCGAAGCCGCGGACGACGACTACAACGTCTACAACCTCGGGACGCGGACGACCACCTCGGTGACGCGAATCGCGGACATCGTCAGTGAGGAGCTGGGCGTCGACCCCGAGTACAGCTACACCGGCGGCGACCGCGGTTGGACCGGCGACGTGCCGAAGATGCGGCTTTCGATCGAGAAGCTGTCCGCGCTCGGCTGGGAGCCGTCGGTTGAGAGCGACGAGGCCGTTCGGCGGAGCGCGCGAGAGCTTATCGCCGAACTCGTCAAATAG
- a CDS encoding iron ABC transporter permease — MSLTRRIRDFLTDGDGRLPLGLTLLSAAIAATMVFPLAWLVIEAVTVERSRALELLFSGSTAEVLANSLLLMAGVTVFCILLGVPLAYLTVRTDLPFRRFWSVVSALPLVVPSYVGAFAFVSAFGPRGEFHEVLSPLGIERVPEIYGLPGSILVITLYTYPYVYLTTRAALLSFDTTLLEAARTLNHGRLASFRRVTLPAIRPAIAAGSLLAALYAVSDFGTPSIMRLSVFTRQIYVEYNSFGSDYAALLSLQLLVVVLFVLALEWLVRSDASSHGDDAGRTDHRVSLGRLRWPATLLPAGVSALALLVPLWILGLWLVRSEAGRRPSMAFEPIQVVNSVSVSAAAAVVAALAAIPIAYFAANHDSPLAVVFERATYVGFAVPGIVLALALVYFGSGYVPRLYQTLPLLVFAYVVRFLPQAVGSSRTSILQVDPKLVEAGRTLGESSMGAFRRVTFPLTRSGIVAGAALVFLTTMKELPVTLILRPSEFDTIVTQIWRAQETALYQYAVVPTLILLVISGLSMVVLLAQEGGHEGL, encoded by the coding sequence ATGAGTCTGACACGCCGGATACGCGACTTCCTGACAGACGGCGACGGCCGACTACCGCTGGGGTTGACCCTACTGTCCGCGGCCATCGCTGCGACGATGGTGTTCCCGCTGGCGTGGCTGGTGATCGAGGCGGTCACCGTCGAGCGGTCGCGCGCGCTGGAGCTCCTCTTCAGCGGTTCGACAGCCGAGGTCTTGGCCAACAGCCTGCTGTTGATGGCCGGCGTCACGGTCTTTTGCATCCTGTTGGGCGTCCCGCTAGCGTACCTCACGGTCCGGACTGACCTCCCCTTCCGTCGGTTCTGGTCGGTCGTCTCCGCGCTCCCGCTCGTCGTGCCGAGCTACGTCGGCGCGTTCGCGTTTGTCTCGGCGTTCGGGCCTCGAGGCGAATTCCACGAGGTACTTTCGCCGCTCGGCATCGAACGCGTTCCGGAGATATACGGCCTGCCCGGCTCGATACTCGTCATTACGCTGTACACGTACCCGTATGTCTACCTGACGACGCGGGCAGCGCTCCTCTCGTTCGACACCACGCTGTTGGAGGCGGCCCGGACGCTGAACCACGGCCGGCTCGCGTCGTTCCGTCGGGTGACGCTCCCTGCGATCCGACCGGCGATCGCCGCCGGGTCGCTGCTTGCGGCGCTGTACGCGGTCTCAGACTTCGGGACGCCCTCGATCATGCGGCTGTCGGTGTTCACCCGACAGATCTACGTCGAGTACAACTCTTTCGGGAGCGACTACGCCGCGCTGCTCTCCTTACAGCTGCTCGTTGTCGTGCTGTTCGTGCTCGCGTTGGAGTGGCTCGTCCGCTCTGACGCGTCGTCGCACGGCGACGACGCGGGTCGCACCGACCACCGGGTGTCGCTGGGACGACTCCGGTGGCCGGCGACGCTGCTGCCGGCGGGGGTCTCGGCGCTCGCGCTCCTCGTCCCGCTGTGGATTCTCGGGCTGTGGCTGGTGCGTTCGGAGGCGGGTCGACGGCCGTCGATGGCGTTCGAGCCGATACAGGTCGTCAACTCCGTCTCAGTCTCCGCGGCTGCGGCGGTCGTCGCCGCGCTGGCGGCTATCCCCATCGCGTACTTCGCCGCGAACCACGACTCGCCGCTCGCGGTCGTCTTCGAGCGCGCGACGTACGTCGGGTTCGCGGTGCCCGGCATCGTGCTCGCGCTGGCGCTCGTCTACTTCGGGTCCGGCTACGTGCCGCGGCTCTACCAGACGCTGCCGCTGTTGGTGTTCGCGTACGTTGTCCGCTTTCTCCCGCAGGCCGTCGGATCGAGCCGGACGTCGATCCTTCAGGTCGACCCCAAGTTGGTTGAGGCCGGTCGCACCCTCGGGGAGTCATCCATGGGAGCGTTCAGACGGGTCACGTTCCCGCTCACGCGGTCGGGAATCGTCGCGGGTGCCGCGCTCGTCTTCCTCACGACGATGAAGGAGCTGCCCGTCACGCTGATCCTCCGCCCGTCCGAGTTCGACACCATCGTCACGCAAATCTGGCGCGCACAGGAGACTGCGCTGTACCAGTACGCCGTGGTGCCGACGCTCATCCTCCTTGTCATCTCCGGGCTCTCGATGGTCGTCCTCCTCGCGCAGGAAGGCGGGCACGAGGGATTATAA
- a CDS encoding gluconate 2-dehydrogenase subunit 3 family protein gives MKLTRRDAAAALAAVGATGGVALAARRAGDGPGDGGRSSDAGEGNDQPLDEAAVRASMAGVATVLYPSEVDGVEPFVDGFLDGRLDGSGHAEGIREAIGELDGAARSWHGAPITELSEGDRDRLLREVGADTAEEDPDGTLAERVRYYVVNELLLAFYASPTGGELVGLENPQGHPGGIKSYRRGPQ, from the coding sequence ATGAAACTGACGCGGCGCGACGCGGCGGCCGCGCTGGCCGCTGTCGGCGCGACCGGTGGGGTCGCCCTCGCGGCCCGACGCGCAGGCGACGGTCCTGGCGACGGCGGAAGATCGAGTGACGCCGGTGAGGGGAACGACCAACCCCTCGACGAAGCGGCCGTCCGCGCGTCGATGGCCGGGGTCGCGACGGTCCTCTACCCGAGCGAAGTCGACGGCGTCGAGCCGTTCGTCGACGGGTTTCTCGACGGCCGGCTCGACGGATCGGGTCACGCCGAGGGGATCCGCGAGGCGATCGGAGAGCTCGACGGCGCGGCTCGATCGTGGCACGGAGCCCCGATCACCGAGCTCTCCGAGGGCGACCGCGATCGGCTCCTCCGAGAGGTCGGCGCCGACACCGCCGAGGAGGATCCGGACGGGACGCTCGCGGAGCGAGTGCGCTACTACGTCGTCAACGAGCTCCTGCTCGCGTTCTACGCCTCGCCGACCGGCGGCGAGCTAGTCGGACTGGAGAACCCGCAGGGGCACCCGGGCGGGATCAAGAGCTACCGGCGGGGGCCCCAATGA
- a CDS encoding GMC family oxidoreductase gives MSVEDAQDGEITRAAVRDVDRSPVANADVCVVGAGPAGGLVADRLAADYDVVVLDAGPRFDPADRLARQERAIRPSYDRPDVWDVGGERDAHANSGEWFYPLNHARVKGVGGSTLHWQGMVMRLHEDDFDSETERGVGADWPIEYADLRPYYAEAERELGVAGASDNPYAPPREEPHPMPAFEPSYSDSLFAEACEELGIDMHSVPNARNSEAYDGRSACVGYGTCQPVCPAGAKYDATVHVERAEEQGATVIDRAPVERLEHDGNDRVTAAVYATPDGETHRQEADAFVVACGGVETPRLLLLSESDKYPDGLANSSGTVGKFFMDHLFAGAGGVLDEPTRQNHVGFYTSACDQFYDEADETQAPFKLEFFNYAGPSPVGMALSGDDWGDELVERLRDGYGTHVAMGGLVEQLPRSDSYIGLDPDRTDDRGNPVPEISWTVGDRALDTIERANEIQVEILEELGVDVQWVAGPDATGPAYHHMGTTRMSDDPDRGVVDADCRTHDLDNCWIASSSVFPTSGAMNPTLTIAALALRVADNVRERL, from the coding sequence ATGAGTGTGGAGGACGCCCAGGACGGGGAGATAACGCGGGCCGCGGTCCGCGACGTCGACCGCTCCCCGGTCGCGAACGCGGACGTCTGCGTCGTCGGCGCGGGGCCCGCGGGCGGGCTCGTGGCGGACCGACTGGCCGCCGACTACGACGTGGTTGTCCTCGACGCCGGCCCCCGGTTCGACCCCGCGGACCGGCTCGCGCGACAGGAGCGGGCGATCCGTCCGAGCTACGACCGGCCCGACGTGTGGGACGTCGGGGGCGAGCGCGACGCCCACGCCAACAGCGGCGAGTGGTTCTACCCGCTGAATCACGCCCGCGTCAAGGGGGTCGGCGGGTCGACGCTCCACTGGCAGGGGATGGTGATGCGGCTCCACGAGGACGACTTCGACTCCGAGACGGAACGCGGCGTCGGGGCGGACTGGCCGATAGAGTACGCCGACCTCCGGCCGTACTACGCCGAGGCGGAACGCGAGTTGGGCGTCGCGGGCGCCTCTGACAACCCTTACGCCCCGCCGCGCGAGGAGCCGCACCCGATGCCCGCGTTCGAGCCCTCCTACAGCGACTCGCTGTTCGCGGAGGCCTGCGAGGAACTCGGGATCGACATGCACTCCGTGCCGAACGCACGCAACTCCGAGGCGTACGACGGGCGCTCCGCCTGCGTCGGTTACGGCACCTGCCAGCCCGTCTGTCCGGCCGGCGCGAAGTACGACGCGACGGTCCACGTCGAGCGCGCGGAGGAGCAGGGGGCGACAGTCATCGACCGCGCGCCGGTCGAGCGGCTCGAACACGACGGGAACGACCGAGTCACCGCTGCCGTCTACGCGACTCCCGACGGCGAGACGCACAGGCAGGAGGCCGACGCCTTCGTCGTCGCCTGCGGGGGCGTGGAGACGCCGCGACTCCTGCTCTTGTCCGAGTCCGACAAGTATCCCGATGGTCTCGCCAACTCCAGCGGGACCGTCGGGAAGTTCTTCATGGACCACCTGTTCGCGGGTGCCGGCGGCGTCCTTGACGAGCCCACTCGACAGAACCACGTCGGCTTCTACACCAGCGCCTGCGACCAGTTCTACGACGAGGCCGACGAGACGCAGGCCCCGTTCAAACTGGAGTTCTTCAACTACGCCGGCCCTTCGCCGGTCGGGATGGCACTTTCCGGCGACGACTGGGGGGACGAACTCGTAGAGCGGCTCCGCGACGGCTACGGCACCCACGTGGCGATGGGCGGGCTGGTCGAACAGCTCCCCCGGTCGGACAGCTACATCGGGCTCGACCCCGACCGCACCGACGACCGCGGCAACCCCGTTCCCGAGATCAGCTGGACCGTCGGCGACCGCGCGCTCGACACGATCGAACGGGCGAACGAGATCCAAGTCGAGATTTTAGAGGAGCTCGGCGTCGATGTCCAGTGGGTCGCCGGCCCGGACGCCACCGGTCCCGCCTACCACCACATGGGCACCACCCGGATGAGCGACGACCCCGATCGGGGCGTCGTCGACGCCGACTGTCGGACCCACGACCTGGACAACTGCTGGATCGCCTCCAGTTCGGTGTTCCCCACGAGCGGCGCAATGAACCCCACACTTACGATCGCCGCGCTGGCACTCCGCGTCGCTGATAACGTTCGAGAGCGGCTCTAA
- a CDS encoding dolichyl-phosphate hexose transferase, whose protein sequence is MSSLSANGSADEVDETEDGAAPATDDESATDDAKHVGYYTFDDLSVVMGTYNEEEAIATVLEDIDEVTDGKAEVVCVDGSSDRTAEIAREHGATVIEQEPQGYGVAVREAILTPDRPVVVTTDCDDTYPMEALPEFLAEINDGADVVSGDRLYHGAEAMPAFNRLGNHAFAALASLLMGERVHDTTTGMRAYRRDVVEEIGWTENTGLSAELLIRPLMRGYDVRERPIHYAERLGETKLDPIGGGAAIAKSIVTVCLEEQLRRL, encoded by the coding sequence ATGAGTTCACTCAGCGCGAACGGGTCGGCCGATGAGGTCGACGAGACGGAGGACGGAGCGGCACCCGCGACCGACGACGAATCGGCGACCGACGACGCCAAGCACGTCGGGTACTACACCTTCGACGACCTCAGCGTCGTGATGGGGACGTACAACGAGGAGGAGGCGATCGCGACGGTCCTCGAAGACATCGACGAGGTCACCGACGGGAAGGCCGAGGTCGTCTGCGTCGACGGCTCCTCCGACCGCACCGCGGAGATCGCTCGCGAACACGGTGCGACAGTCATAGAGCAGGAGCCGCAGGGGTACGGCGTGGCGGTCCGGGAAGCGATCCTGACGCCCGACCGCCCCGTGGTCGTCACCACAGACTGCGACGACACCTACCCGATGGAGGCGCTGCCGGAGTTCCTCGCCGAGATCAACGACGGGGCCGACGTCGTCAGCGGCGACCGGCTCTACCACGGCGCGGAGGCGATGCCGGCGTTCAACCGCCTCGGCAACCACGCGTTCGCGGCGCTCGCGAGCCTCCTGATGGGCGAGCGCGTCCACGACACCACGACCGGGATGCGCGCGTACCGCCGCGACGTCGTCGAGGAGATCGGCTGGACAGAGAACACCGGGCTCTCAGCGGAACTCCTGATCCGGCCGCTGATGCGCGGCTACGACGTGCGCGAGCGCCCGATCCACTACGCCGAGCGCCTCGGTGAGACGAAACTCGATCCGATCGGCGGCGGGGCCGCCATCGCGAAGTCGATCGTAACGGTGTGTCTGGAAGAACAGCTGCGTCGGTTGTAG
- a CDS encoding glycosyltransferase family 39 protein, with protein sequence MSLRFDDVSPDRLANRIRERIARVDRLTVAAALVSLAAGLLTFAIATTVFAYHSFNHDEGVYLTQAALLLEGQLEFHAGALADAFHPWFFVEDGGRLYPKYNPVPAAMYAVTMWLFGEPRVTLAAVAAGNAALVYLLGSTVFDRRVGLAAAVLFAASPMAVVTSSVFLPYAPTTFLNLLFAVAYLRGVRDRSLPLAGLAGLAIGLAFFARPFTAVLFAAPFILHALVRTALALRDTGLPPLPLPVPVRRHGLTAFLGTLFVGVTLAYNLRMTGSFLMFPYEAFAPMDGPGFGERRILGHSEEYTPELALRSNGYGLWYLATRWIVAGPLGTLLALAGAGLAAWAWLSGRRASGAPGDGGVDAPAEPAFERTAGLLLSGVVVSVAVGNLFFWGTNNLLATFSDPTNGLISGFGPFYHFDLLVPLSVFGGVAVVAGGRGLSRLRAWLASRTTGETARAVVAAVAVLAVLGGALGAAAAAEGPLDRHAAHADKHEAAYDPIESADFDDDLVFVPTPYGEWLGHPFQPLRNEPGLDGDAVYALDRDPAEDFAVTDAYPNRDLRRYAYRGTWTPDPNRHVAPKLEPLDVREGARIDATATVGVPNRVRRATVRLETMRGEPSGTGETADAEYDVRDLNDSFAAEWLLTPEGARLAGAPNATVPIDPAGDEVIVTVTLVDPAGSTFTYRQEATVRATNEGVEAIWPPERFVCRLTTECGTEGTYLPEDPDAHSDWVAFETDAESDANA encoded by the coding sequence GTGTCGCTTCGCTTCGACGATGTCTCTCCGGACCGACTCGCAAACCGCATCCGCGAGCGCATCGCTCGCGTCGACCGGCTCACCGTCGCGGCGGCGCTGGTCTCGCTCGCGGCCGGACTCCTGACGTTCGCGATCGCGACGACCGTCTTCGCGTACCATTCGTTCAACCACGACGAGGGCGTCTACCTCACGCAGGCCGCGCTGCTTCTGGAGGGTCAGTTGGAGTTCCATGCCGGCGCACTCGCAGACGCCTTCCACCCGTGGTTCTTCGTCGAGGACGGCGGACGACTCTACCCGAAGTACAACCCGGTTCCCGCCGCGATGTACGCGGTGACGATGTGGCTGTTCGGCGAGCCGCGGGTGACGCTCGCGGCGGTCGCCGCCGGCAACGCCGCGCTCGTGTACCTGCTCGGATCGACCGTCTTCGACCGGCGGGTCGGCCTTGCGGCCGCGGTCCTGTTCGCGGCGTCGCCGATGGCGGTCGTCACCTCTTCGGTGTTCCTCCCGTACGCGCCGACGACGTTCCTGAACCTGCTGTTCGCGGTCGCGTACCTCCGGGGCGTCCGCGATCGGTCGCTCCCGCTCGCCGGCCTCGCCGGCCTCGCGATTGGCCTCGCCTTCTTTGCCCGGCCGTTCACGGCGGTGCTGTTCGCGGCCCCGTTCATCCTCCACGCGCTCGTTCGGACCGCCCTCGCGCTTCGGGACACCGGACTACCGCCGCTCCCCCTCCCCGTTCCGGTCCGTCGTCACGGACTCACGGCGTTTCTCGGTACCCTCTTCGTCGGCGTCACGCTGGCGTACAACCTCCGGATGACGGGGTCGTTCCTGATGTTCCCGTACGAGGCGTTCGCACCGATGGACGGACCCGGATTTGGCGAGCGGCGAATTCTCGGCCACAGCGAGGAGTACACGCCCGAGCTGGCGCTCCGGTCGAACGGGTACGGGCTGTGGTACCTCGCCACTCGATGGATCGTCGCCGGGCCGCTCGGCACGCTGCTCGCGCTCGCGGGGGCCGGGCTGGCCGCGTGGGCCTGGCTGTCGGGGCGACGCGCGTCAGGGGCCCCGGGAGACGGCGGCGTCGACGCTCCCGCGGAACCGGCGTTCGAGCGAACCGCCGGACTCCTCCTCAGCGGCGTCGTCGTCTCCGTCGCCGTCGGGAACCTGTTCTTCTGGGGGACGAACAATCTCCTCGCGACGTTTTCGGACCCGACCAACGGACTGATATCCGGCTTCGGGCCGTTCTACCACTTCGACCTGCTCGTTCCGCTGTCGGTCTTCGGCGGCGTCGCCGTCGTTGCCGGCGGTCGGGGGCTCTCTCGGCTCCGCGCGTGGCTCGCGTCTCGGACCACGGGGGAAACGGCGCGGGCGGTCGTCGCGGCGGTCGCAGTGCTTGCGGTCCTCGGCGGTGCCCTCGGTGCCGCGGCTGCGGCCGAGGGGCCCCTCGACCGTCACGCGGCCCACGCCGACAAGCACGAGGCGGCCTACGATCCGATCGAGTCGGCTGACTTCGACGACGACCTCGTCTTCGTTCCGACCCCGTACGGCGAGTGGCTCGGCCATCCCTTCCAGCCGCTCCGGAACGAGCCGGGGCTGGACGGCGATGCGGTGTACGCGCTCGACCGCGACCCGGCCGAGGACTTCGCAGTGACCGACGCGTATCCCAACCGCGACCTGCGGCGGTACGCGTATCGAGGCACGTGGACTCCGGACCCGAACCGACACGTCGCGCCGAAGCTCGAACCGCTCGATGTCCGCGAGGGAGCGCGGATCGACGCGACGGCGACGGTCGGCGTTCCCAACCGCGTCCGACGCGCGACGGTTCGACTGGAGACCATGCGCGGCGAGCCCTCCGGCACCGGCGAGACGGCCGACGCCGAGTACGACGTGCGCGACCTCAACGACTCGTTTGCGGCCGAGTGGTTGCTGACGCCTGAGGGCGCGCGGCTGGCCGGCGCGCCGAACGCGACCGTCCCGATCGACCCCGCGGGCGACGAGGTGATCGTGACGGTGACGCTCGTCGACCCCGCGGGCTCGACGTTCACCTACCGGCAGGAGGCGACGGTCCGAGCGACGAACGAGGGCGTTGAGGCGATCTGGCCTCCGGAGCGGTTCGTCTGTCGGCTCACCACGGAATGCGGGACAGAGGGCACCTACCTCCCCGAGGATCCGGACGCCCACTCGGACTGGGTCGCCTTCGAGACGGACGCAGAATCGGACGCGAACGCGTGA
- a CDS encoding extracellular solute-binding protein — MTNHDRSETRMNRRRYLASAAAVGAVGLAGCNGTNNDSGGDGSDTGSVGQIGSGRSGRGLPGGTSMTEMPDLSGELTVYSGRGEFLVGELIQYIEDLYDEFDLTVRYGGSTDLVNQIANEGEGSPADVFYSVNSGSLGALANEGRTAALSSEITDLVRDEFHTDQWIGTSGRARTIPYNTDEYSEGDIPDDIMAFPEEFDGDLGWAPSYGSCQAFVTAMRLIEGEEATREWVEAVVDSGITSYPDEFAACQAIAAGEIDAAFTNHYYIQRVLDGNPEASIATAFTRGDAGAVFNVAGAAVVDSTSDATLAENFVRHLLSAEAQDYFARTTFEYPLIPDVEPIGGLPTIDELDVPDIDLTQLSDLEPTIDLMREAGAEL; from the coding sequence ATGACGAACCACGACCGAAGCGAGACGAGGATGAACCGTAGGCGCTACCTCGCGAGCGCCGCCGCAGTCGGCGCGGTCGGACTCGCGGGCTGTAACGGGACGAACAACGACTCTGGCGGCGACGGCAGCGACACCGGCTCGGTCGGACAGATCGGCTCGGGCCGCTCGGGGCGTGGGCTTCCCGGCGGTACGTCGATGACGGAGATGCCCGACCTGTCCGGTGAACTCACCGTCTACTCCGGGCGGGGAGAGTTCCTCGTCGGCGAGCTCATCCAGTACATCGAGGACCTGTACGACGAGTTCGACCTGACGGTCCGGTACGGCGGCTCAACCGACCTCGTGAACCAGATCGCCAACGAGGGCGAGGGCTCCCCGGCCGACGTGTTCTACTCGGTCAACTCCGGGTCGCTCGGCGCGCTCGCCAACGAGGGGCGGACGGCGGCGCTGTCCTCCGAGATCACTGACTTGGTCCGCGACGAGTTCCACACTGACCAGTGGATCGGTACCTCAGGGCGGGCGCGGACGATCCCGTACAACACCGACGAGTACTCCGAGGGAGACATTCCGGATGACATCATGGCGTTCCCCGAGGAGTTCGACGGCGACCTCGGATGGGCGCCCTCCTACGGCTCCTGTCAGGCATTCGTCACCGCGATGCGGCTGATCGAGGGCGAGGAAGCCACCCGCGAGTGGGTCGAGGCTGTCGTCGACTCCGGCATCACCAGCTATCCCGACGAGTTCGCCGCCTGTCAGGCGATCGCCGCCGGCGAGATCGACGCGGCGTTCACGAACCACTACTACATCCAGCGCGTCCTCGACGGCAATCCTGAGGCCTCCATCGCGACGGCCTTCACCCGCGGTGACGCCGGTGCGGTGTTCAACGTCGCCGGTGCCGCGGTCGTCGACAGCACCTCGGACGCGACCCTCGCGGAGAACTTCGTCCGCCACCTGCTGTCGGCAGAGGCGCAGGACTACTTCGCTCGGACGACCTTCGAGTACCCGCTGATCCCGGACGTCGAGCCGATCGGCGGCCTCCCCACGATCGACGAGCTCGACGTCCCCGACATCGACCTGACGCAGCTCTCCGACCTGGAACCGACGATCGACCTCATGCGCGAGGCCGGCGCCGAGCTATAG
- a CDS encoding alpha-1 4-glucan-protein synthase: MEARRSAAASGDICVIIPTIREYECLREYVANAREHGFDISRLHFVLVTEDFCDVDAMRDMLTDLDVSGEVFDGTHREEWYEANGVAEYSHVVPAASHAETSFGLLYMWANESFEYGLFIDDDTLPHEDVNYFGRHMANLAFGGEVERVRSNEDWVNVLYQNADDHGLYPRGYPYSAMDETVETDAVEVDAGEIVASQGLWTNVPDLDAVRILMDGDLEGQAQTRTTVDDFERDFVAARGNYLTVCSMNLAFRREVIPAFYQLPMDDNEWDVGRFDDIWSGLFLKRACDVLDRRIYNGDPLCEHNKAPRSTFDDLANEVAGLELNEHVWEVVDEAGEDADSFEAAFAEMADALVEGDFSEWNNGAFLNHCGEYMRDWLDCLDAVHRAPAVADD; this comes from the coding sequence ATGGAAGCACGTCGATCGGCCGCCGCAAGCGGTGACATCTGTGTAATCATTCCTACAATCCGGGAGTATGAGTGTCTCCGCGAGTACGTCGCAAACGCTCGGGAGCACGGATTTGATATCTCACGGCTCCACTTCGTACTTGTTACGGAGGACTTCTGTGATGTCGACGCGATGCGCGACATGCTTACCGACCTTGATGTCTCTGGTGAGGTGTTCGATGGGACGCACCGCGAGGAGTGGTACGAGGCAAACGGCGTAGCGGAGTACTCGCACGTCGTCCCGGCCGCGAGCCACGCGGAGACGAGCTTCGGCCTGCTGTATATGTGGGCGAACGAATCGTTTGAGTACGGTCTGTTCATTGACGACGACACGCTTCCGCACGAGGATGTCAATTACTTCGGCCGCCACATGGCGAACCTCGCGTTCGGGGGCGAGGTCGAGCGCGTGCGCTCCAACGAAGATTGGGTGAACGTCCTCTACCAGAACGCCGACGACCACGGCCTGTACCCCCGCGGGTATCCGTATTCCGCGATGGACGAGACAGTCGAGACCGATGCCGTTGAGGTCGACGCCGGTGAGATTGTCGCCTCGCAGGGGCTGTGGACCAACGTCCCGGACCTCGATGCCGTCCGAATTCTGATGGACGGCGACTTGGAGGGGCAGGCACAGACACGGACGACTGTAGACGACTTCGAACGCGATTTTGTCGCCGCGCGCGGCAACTACCTCACCGTCTGCTCAATGAACCTTGCGTTCCGCCGCGAGGTGATCCCTGCATTTTATCAACTCCCGATGGACGACAACGAGTGGGACGTCGGTCGGTTCGACGACATCTGGTCGGGACTGTTCCTGAAACGCGCCTGCGACGTGCTCGACAGGCGGATCTACAACGGAGATCCCCTCTGTGAGCACAACAAGGCCCCGCGCTCGACGTTCGACGACCTCGCGAACGAGGTGGCGGGGTTGGAGCTGAACGAACACGTCTGGGAGGTAGTCGACGAGGCGGGCGAGGACGCGGACTCCTTCGAGGCGGCGTTCGCAGAGATGGCCGACGCGCTTGTGGAGGGCGACTTCTCCGAGTGGAACAACGGCGCATTCCTCAACCACTGCGGCGAGTACATGCGTGACTGGCTCGACTGTCTCGACGCGGTCCATCGGGCGCCGGCGGTCGCGGATGACTGA